A single window of Spirochaetota bacterium DNA harbors:
- a CDS encoding ATP-binding protein codes for MPVKRPYFTSNLRWFEIYNTLFTKENYNRTDASISRLGRLLIVITSNRPPQDWYGRFPDPVVGGAILDRLVPGAIKIIVNRGDTYCKKNGISMNNIVDGKMKIKIFTIVV; via the coding sequence TTGCCTGTTAAAAGGCCATACTTTACCTCTAACCTTAGGTGGTTCGAGATATACAATACATTATTTACTAAGGAGAACTACAATAGAACAGATGCATCAATTTCGCGTCTTGGTAGGTTGCTCATAGTGATTACATCAAACAGACCACCTCAAGATTGGTATGGCCGCTTTCCTGACCCTGTCGTTGGTGGTGCTATACTGGACAGGTTGGTTCCTGGTGCTATTAAGATCATTGTTAACAGAGGCGATACATATTGCAAAAAGAATGGCATTTCCATGAATAATATTGTTGACGGAAAAATGAAAATTAAGATTTTCACAATAGTGGTCTAA
- a CDS encoding coiled-coil domain-containing protein, protein MGFAVRVYEAFKDDEVKAKVLAEFIEKVEEAISNNQVATRQDIALTELKLVKEIEQTRKEIREVELKLTKEIEQVRGEIREVELKLTREIKDVELKLTKEIEQVKAEMQVEIEKVRVEIHKVKSDILKWLFGFFITQTITIIGVIVGLFQVWR, encoded by the coding sequence ATGAGGTAAAGGCAAAGGTTTTGGCAGAGTTTATTGAGAAAGTGGAAGAGGCAATAAGCAACAATCAGGTGGCGACGCGACAGGATATTGCCTTGACCGAATTAAAATTAGTGAAAGAAATTGAGCAAACTCGTAAAGAAATTAGAGAAGTTGAACTTAAGCTTACCAAAGAAATTGAGCAGGTGCGGGGTGAAATTAGAGAAGTTGAACTTAAGCTCACCAGAGAAATAAAGGATGTAGAGCTTAAACTTACCAAAGAGATTGAGCAGGTGAAAGCAGAAATGCAAGTTGAGATAGAAAAAGTAAGGGTTGAGATTCACAAGGTAAAGTCAGACATTTTAAAATGGCTTTTTGGGTTTTTCATTACCCAGACTATTACGATTATTGGAGTCATTGTGGGGTTGTTTCAGGTTTGGCGGTGA
- a CDS encoding haloacid dehalogenase-like hydrolase, translated as MYISNHLRLEVKYGLLTGKFFGKNCYGPQKVKRIKEIYNLYDYQKIYAYGDSKGDKEMLAIADERIYRWAVITAKPETTPQ; from the coding sequence TTGTATATCTCGAACCACCTAAGGTTAGAGGTAAAGTATGGCCTTTTAACAGGCAAGTTTTTTGGAAAAAATTGTTATGGCCCACAAAAGGTAAAACGAATCAAAGAAATATATAATCTTTATGATTACCAAAAAATCTATGCCTATGGCGATAGCAAAGGGGACAAGGAAATGTTGGCAATTGCTGATGAAAGAATATATCGCTGGGCAGTCATCACCGCCAAACCTGAAACAACCCCACAATGA